From Streptomyces sp. NBC_00370, a single genomic window includes:
- a CDS encoding transglycosylase family protein, which yields MAVTGRHRRYQPSRINRASLTVTAGGAGMALPLIGAVAAHAAPVDVWEKVAACESTNNWHINTGNGYYGGLQFTQSTWEAYGGRAYAARADLATKDQQIAVAEKVLKGQGPGAWPACSVRAGLTRGGDAPDISTGGQKAQGGEKGQIGNKSAAKPRSRPKSETRPKAAAEPKSEAEPKAEPKKTASPTHVPTHREGYTVARGDSLSEIAVDEQVLGGWQRLYEENRGVVGSDPDLIFPGQRLVLRVPADGKPAAPKAKSKDRAEPVPTAKPKASEQHKAAEQPKSVQKSKAAEKPAQKAKPKPAAHTEKPKAKSSGFTAPVHASIGTPYHKSGGSWSSGYHTGVDFLVPTGTSVKAVGAGEVVSAGWAESYGYQVVIRHPDGKYSQYAHLSALNVRDGQRVSEGQRIARSGATGNVTGPHLHFEMRTGPGYGSDIDPLSFLRSHGVKL from the coding sequence ATGGCCGTAACCGGTCGGCACCGCAGATATCAGCCGAGCCGTATCAACCGCGCGTCGCTGACCGTCACGGCGGGCGGCGCCGGAATGGCGCTTCCCCTCATCGGCGCGGTCGCCGCGCACGCCGCGCCGGTCGACGTGTGGGAGAAGGTCGCCGCATGCGAGTCGACCAACAACTGGCACATCAACACCGGTAACGGCTACTACGGCGGCCTCCAGTTCACCCAGTCCACCTGGGAGGCGTACGGCGGCCGTGCCTACGCGGCGCGCGCCGATCTCGCCACGAAGGACCAGCAGATCGCCGTCGCGGAGAAGGTACTCAAGGGGCAGGGCCCCGGGGCGTGGCCCGCCTGCTCGGTCCGCGCGGGGCTGACCCGTGGGGGAGACGCGCCGGACATCTCGACCGGCGGCCAGAAGGCCCAGGGCGGCGAGAAGGGCCAGATCGGGAACAAGAGCGCGGCCAAGCCCCGGTCCAGGCCGAAGAGCGAGACCAGGCCGAAGGCGGCGGCCGAACCGAAGAGCGAGGCCGAGCCCAAGGCCGAGCCGAAGAAGACCGCGTCGCCCACGCATGTGCCGACCCATCGCGAGGGCTACACCGTGGCCCGCGGCGACTCGCTCTCCGAGATCGCCGTCGACGAGCAGGTGCTCGGCGGCTGGCAGCGGCTCTACGAGGAGAACCGCGGCGTCGTCGGCAGCGACCCCGACCTGATCTTCCCCGGGCAGCGGCTCGTGCTGCGCGTCCCGGCGGACGGGAAGCCCGCCGCCCCGAAGGCCAAGTCGAAGGACAGGGCCGAGCCGGTCCCGACGGCGAAGCCCAAGGCGTCGGAGCAGCACAAGGCGGCCGAGCAGCCCAAGAGCGTTCAGAAGTCGAAGGCGGCGGAGAAGCCGGCGCAGAAGGCCAAGCCCAAGCCCGCGGCGCACACGGAGAAGCCGAAGGCGAAGTCGAGCGGGTTCACCGCCCCGGTGCACGCCTCGATCGGCACGCCGTACCACAAATCGGGCGGGTCCTGGTCCAGCGGCTATCACACGGGCGTGGACTTCCTGGTCCCCACCGGCACCTCCGTGAAGGCGGTCGGCGCGGGCGAGGTCGTCTCGGCCGGCTGGGCCGAGTCGTACGGCTACCAGGTCGTGATCCGGCATCCCGACGGGAAGTACAGCCAGTACGCGCATCTGTCGGCGCTCAACGTGCGCGACGGACAGCGGGTGAGTGAGGGCCAGCGGATCGCCAGGTCAGGAGCCACTGGCAACGTGACGGGACCGCATCTCCACTTCGAGATGCGTACGGGGCCCGGCTACGGAAGCGACATCGACCCCCTGTCGTTCCTGCGCTCCCACGGCGTCAAGCTCTGA
- a CDS encoding DMT family transporter, whose translation MSAFALSVLLSLVSAVAYAAGAILQERVAADTPARPYAPLHHGVWWAAVGLNGVGALLHVVALAYGPLSLVQPLGALTIVFALPMAALFVGRKAGHTAWRGALMATVGLAGLLALTEGSDSHSLDGGQRLMLALVTFGAVAVVFVAAQVVNRPAVRSVLLAAAAGVAFGIASVFTKTVAEDWRSTAAGVQVPSLAAIAVLAAAGLLLSQASYRGAGLAAPLAVVTVINPVVAAAVGITLFGEGFRYGVTGTVLALGSGVVAAGGLILLTTDRIGASRGSASRSSSEDRPPRAVGPPPDGATSPAVRTETRQDRAGSERDASDLDGSELDGSELDAVGAQERQGVDVASVAGPRTHLEVEMRSRHVASGS comes from the coding sequence ATGAGTGCCTTTGCGCTGAGCGTGCTTCTCTCGCTGGTCTCCGCGGTCGCCTATGCGGCCGGGGCGATCCTCCAGGAGCGCGTCGCCGCCGACACCCCGGCCCGCCCTTACGCACCCCTGCATCACGGCGTGTGGTGGGCCGCCGTGGGCCTGAACGGGGTCGGCGCGCTGCTGCACGTGGTGGCGCTCGCCTACGGGCCGCTCAGTCTGGTCCAGCCGCTCGGCGCGCTGACCATCGTGTTCGCGCTGCCGATGGCCGCGCTGTTCGTGGGCCGCAAGGCCGGCCACACCGCCTGGCGCGGCGCGCTCATGGCGACGGTCGGCCTGGCGGGGCTGCTCGCCCTGACGGAGGGCAGCGACTCGCACTCCCTGGACGGCGGACAGCGGCTGATGCTGGCGCTCGTGACCTTCGGCGCCGTGGCCGTGGTCTTCGTCGCCGCGCAGGTCGTCAACCGCCCGGCGGTACGGAGCGTGCTGCTGGCGGCGGCCGCCGGTGTGGCGTTCGGGATCGCTTCCGTCTTCACCAAGACCGTCGCCGAGGACTGGCGTTCGACGGCGGCCGGCGTGCAGGTGCCGAGCCTGGCGGCCATCGCCGTGCTCGCGGCTGCCGGGCTGCTGCTCTCGCAGGCCTCCTACCGGGGGGCGGGGCTCGCCGCGCCGCTGGCCGTGGTGACCGTGATCAACCCCGTGGTGGCGGCAGCAGTCGGGATCACCCTGTTCGGCGAGGGGTTCCGGTACGGAGTGACGGGCACGGTGCTGGCGCTGGGCTCCGGGGTCGTCGCCGCGGGCGGGCTGATCCTGCTCACCACGGACCGGATCGGCGCTTCGCGGGGTTCGGCGTCCCGGTCGTCGTCAGAGGACCGGCCGCCCCGTGCGGTCGGCCCGCCTCCCGACGGGGCCACCAGTCCCGCCGTACGCACCGAGACGCGCCAGGACCGTGCCGGCTCGGAGCGGGATGCTTCAGACCTTGACGGTTCAGAGCTTGACGGTTCAGAGCTTGACGCCGTGGGAGCGCAGGAACGACAGGGGGTCGATGTCGCTTCCGTAGCCGGGCCCCGTACGCATCTCGAAGTGGAGATGCGGTCCCGTCACGTTGCCAGTGGCTCCTGA
- a CDS encoding (2Fe-2S)-binding protein, producing MDLALVATVGGFFALRTEPPREGAHIPLARVYGGDTAPLALRIDRVAARLRAPERRVAASVAQLGLAARLWSVALGSAVLTGAVPDLDARSLYWDPRLTSPDDLWLDAGPALPAGPETVRETVQSGHLEPLAAAVRRDGPVAARLLWGNAGSALAGAVRELTGWAAKAGRPDAAALAATYGAALFDHPDLRTTGTWSEDGGFRRRSCCLYYRCPGGGLCGDCVFNQPPAHSSVQDVSG from the coding sequence GTGGACCTGGCGCTGGTCGCCACGGTGGGCGGCTTCTTCGCGCTGCGCACCGAGCCACCCCGCGAAGGCGCGCACATTCCACTGGCCCGGGTGTACGGAGGCGACACAGCGCCGCTCGCCCTGCGGATCGACCGGGTGGCGGCGCGGCTGCGGGCACCCGAGCGCAGGGTCGCCGCCTCGGTGGCCCAGCTCGGCCTCGCCGCCCGGCTCTGGTCGGTCGCCCTCGGCAGCGCCGTGCTGACCGGCGCCGTGCCCGACCTCGACGCCCGCTCGCTGTACTGGGACCCCCGGCTGACCTCGCCGGACGACCTGTGGCTCGACGCGGGGCCCGCGCTGCCCGCCGGCCCGGAAACCGTGCGTGAAACCGTCCAGTCCGGCCATCTCGAACCACTCGCCGCAGCGGTACGCCGCGACGGGCCGGTCGCCGCGCGGCTGCTGTGGGGCAACGCCGGATCCGCCCTCGCCGGGGCCGTACGGGAACTCACGGGCTGGGCGGCCAAGGCCGGCCGGCCCGACGCCGCCGCGCTGGCGGCCACCTACGGAGCCGCCCTCTTCGACCACCCCGATCTGCGTACGACGGGCACCTGGAGCGAGGACGGCGGGTTCCGGCGGCGGAGCTGCTGTCTCTACTACCGCTGCCCCGGCGGCGGCCTCTGCGGCGACTGTGTCTTCAACCAGCCACCCGCACACTCTTCCGTACAGGACGTTTCCGGGTGA